The Streptomyces camelliae genome window below encodes:
- a CDS encoding sialidase family protein — protein sequence MTPLHRTLLAALSLLTGPLTAQVPPAHAAPGCVASVPYVSGRGGYHTYRIPALVRTRHGTVLAFAEGRRNGAGDSGDIDVVLRRSADGGCTWGPLTVVAAGHGDTRGNPAPVVDPRTGAVVLVTCGNSGKVTEGQISRGEADRRVYVQRSRDDGRRFSPPEDITAQVKRPGWRWYATGPGHAVALTRGPHRGRLLVPANHSVAPPAGSSGAGPRYDGGHALYSDDGGGTWHLGFVSATTGGVTNVNETTATQLPDGRLYFNARDQYGTAPGHRLDAYSGDGGRTLDRPYTVQPTLNDVPVVQGSVLQLHGPDAPLLFSAPSVPTARRALALWSSTDAGRTFTRLRTLTHRPAAYSDLVQLGPATVGVLYETGAAHSYDTLEFRRLTLT from the coding sequence GTGACCCCGCTCCACCGCACCCTCCTCGCCGCCCTGTCCCTCCTCACCGGCCCCCTGACCGCCCAGGTGCCCCCGGCCCACGCGGCCCCCGGCTGTGTCGCCTCCGTGCCGTACGTCTCCGGCCGGGGCGGCTATCACACGTACCGGATCCCCGCGCTCGTCCGCACCCGGCACGGCACGGTGCTGGCCTTCGCCGAGGGACGGCGGAACGGCGCCGGGGACTCGGGCGACATCGATGTGGTCCTGCGCCGGTCGGCCGACGGCGGCTGCACCTGGGGCCCGCTGACCGTCGTCGCCGCCGGGCACGGCGACACCCGGGGCAACCCGGCGCCGGTCGTGGACCCGCGCACCGGCGCCGTCGTGCTCGTCACCTGTGGCAACAGCGGCAAGGTGACGGAGGGCCAGATCAGCCGTGGCGAGGCCGACCGCAGGGTGTACGTGCAGCGCAGCCGGGACGACGGCCGCCGCTTCTCGCCCCCGGAGGACATCACGGCCCAGGTGAAGCGGCCCGGCTGGCGCTGGTACGCCACCGGACCCGGCCACGCGGTGGCCCTCACCCGGGGCCCGCACCGCGGCCGCCTCCTCGTCCCCGCGAACCACTCCGTCGCCCCGCCCGCCGGCTCCTCCGGCGCCGGCCCCCGGTACGACGGCGGCCACGCGCTCTACAGCGACGACGGCGGCGGCACCTGGCACCTGGGCTTCGTGTCGGCCACCACCGGAGGGGTGACCAACGTCAACGAGACGACGGCCACCCAACTCCCCGACGGCAGGCTCTACTTCAACGCCCGCGACCAGTACGGCACCGCCCCCGGCCACCGCCTGGACGCCTACTCCGGGGACGGCGGCCGGACCCTCGACCGCCCCTACACGGTCCAGCCGACCCTGAACGACGTGCCCGTGGTCCAGGGCAGCGTCCTCCAACTCCACGGCCCCGACGCCCCGTTGCTCTTCTCGGCCCCCTCCGTGCCGACCGCCCGCCGGGCCCTGGCGCTCTGGTCGAGCACGGACGCCGGCCGCACCTTCACCAGGCTGCGCACCCTCACGCACCGCCCCGCCGCCTACTCCGACCTGGTCCAACTGGGCCCCGCCACGGTCGGCGTCCTGTACGAGACGGGCGCCGCGCACAGCTACGACACCCTGGAGTTCCGCAGGCTCACCCTGACCTAG
- a CDS encoding dihydrodipicolinate synthase family protein encodes MTFPAPLTGVVPPVCTPLTPDREVDVPSLLRLVDHLVDGGVHGLFLLGSTSEAAFLTDRQRRLVVEAVTGHIGGQLPVLAGAIDMTTPRVLEHVTAVTAAGAEAVVVTAPFYTRTHRSEIVHHYRRIAAASPVPVIAYDIPMAVHTKLPADLVLGLAADGVLAGLKDSSGDLGAFREVVTGARAHPGFSVLTGSELIVDASLALGADGCVPGLGNVDPHGYVRLYRLCRAGDRAGARAEQERLCALFGMVRAGDPARMGGGSSALGAFKAALHLRGIIDCPVTAEPQVPLSGEETEKVGKFLAAAGLL; translated from the coding sequence ATGACGTTCCCCGCCCCGCTCACCGGTGTCGTCCCGCCCGTCTGCACGCCCCTGACGCCGGACCGCGAGGTGGATGTGCCCTCGCTGCTCAGGCTGGTCGACCATCTCGTGGACGGCGGGGTGCACGGGCTGTTCCTGCTCGGGTCAACCTCGGAGGCGGCGTTTCTGACGGACCGGCAGCGCAGACTGGTGGTGGAGGCGGTGACCGGGCACATCGGCGGCCAGCTGCCGGTCCTCGCGGGGGCCATCGACATGACCACGCCCCGCGTCCTGGAGCACGTCACGGCGGTGACGGCGGCCGGTGCGGAGGCGGTGGTCGTCACCGCGCCCTTCTACACCCGCACCCACCGCTCGGAGATCGTCCACCACTACCGCCGGATCGCCGCCGCGAGCCCGGTTCCGGTCATCGCCTACGACATCCCGATGGCCGTGCACACCAAGCTCCCCGCCGACCTGGTGCTGGGCCTGGCCGCCGACGGGGTGCTGGCCGGGCTCAAGGACTCCAGCGGGGACCTGGGCGCCTTCCGGGAGGTCGTCACCGGGGCCCGAGCGCATCCCGGGTTCAGTGTGCTGACCGGCTCCGAGCTGATCGTGGATGCGTCACTGGCGCTGGGCGCGGACGGGTGTGTGCCGGGGCTGGGCAACGTCGACCCGCACGGCTACGTCCGCCTCTACCGCCTGTGCCGAGCGGGTGACCGGGCGGGGGCGCGGGCCGAACAGGAGCGGCTGTGCGCGCTGTTCGGGATGGTCCGGGCCGGTGATCCGGCGCGGATGGGCGGGGGTTCCTCGGCGCTGGGCGCGTTCAAGGCGGCACTGCATCTGCGCGGGATCATCGACTGCCCGGTGACGGCCGAGCCGCAGGTGCCGCTGTCCGGCGAGGAGACCGAGAAGGTCGGCAAGTTCCTGGCGGCGGCCGGGCTTCTGTAG
- the recO gene encoding DNA repair protein RecO: MSLFRDDGIVLRTQKLGEADRIITILTRGHGRVRAVARGVRRTKSKFGARLEPFSHVDVQFFARGSELVGRGLPLCTQSETIAAYGAGIVTDYARYTAGTAMLETAERFTDHEGEPAVQQYLLLVGGLRTLARGEHAPHLVLDAFLLRSLAVNGYAPSFGDCAKCGMPGPNRFFSVASGGSVCVDCRVPGSVVPSPQTLVLLGALLTGDWETADACEARYVREGSGLVSAYLHWHLERGLRSLRYVEK, from the coding sequence ATGAGTCTGTTCCGCGACGACGGCATCGTGCTGCGCACCCAGAAGCTGGGTGAGGCGGACCGGATCATCACCATCCTCACGCGCGGTCACGGCCGGGTACGGGCCGTGGCGCGCGGGGTGCGGCGGACCAAGTCGAAGTTCGGGGCGCGGCTGGAGCCGTTCTCCCACGTCGACGTGCAGTTCTTCGCGCGCGGCAGCGAGCTGGTCGGGCGCGGGCTGCCGTTGTGCACGCAGAGTGAGACCATCGCCGCGTACGGTGCCGGGATCGTGACCGACTACGCGCGGTACACCGCCGGCACCGCCATGCTGGAGACCGCCGAGCGGTTCACCGACCACGAGGGCGAGCCCGCCGTACAGCAGTATCTGCTGCTCGTCGGCGGCCTACGGACGCTCGCCCGGGGCGAGCACGCCCCCCATCTCGTCCTCGACGCCTTTCTGCTGCGCTCCCTCGCCGTCAACGGGTACGCGCCCAGCTTCGGCGATTGCGCGAAGTGCGGTATGCCCGGCCCCAACCGGTTCTTCTCCGTGGCCTCCGGCGGCTCCGTCTGCGTCGACTGCCGGGTGCCCGGTAGCGTCGTACCCTCGCCGCAGACTCTGGTACTCCTCGGCGCCTTGCTTACGGGAGACTGGGAGACGGCCGACGCGTGCGAGGCGCGGTACGTCCGGGAGGGCAGCGGGCTGGTGTCCGCCTACCTGCACTGGCATCTGGAGCGCGGGCTGCGGTCGCTCAGGTACGTCGAGAAGTAA
- a CDS encoding isoprenyl transferase, translating to MVVRGILGRQRREYKAPEPHPSGARAPKLPGELVPNHVAIVMDGNGRWAKERGLPRTEGHKVGAERVLDVLQGSIEVGVRNISLYAFSTENWKRSPDEVRFLMNFNRDFIRKTRDQLDELGIRVRWVGRMPKLWKSVAKELQVAQEQTKDNDLLTLYFCMNYGGRAELADAAKAMAEDVKAGRLDPAKVSEKTIQKYLYYPDMPDVDLFLRPSGEQRTSNYLLWQSAYAEMVFQHVLWPDFDRRDLWRACIEFASRDRRFGGAIPNEELLAIEGHQQA from the coding sequence ATGGTCGTACGCGGGATCCTGGGGCGCCAGCGTCGCGAGTACAAGGCGCCGGAGCCGCACCCGTCGGGTGCCCGTGCGCCGAAGCTGCCCGGCGAGCTGGTGCCGAACCACGTGGCCATCGTCATGGACGGCAACGGGCGGTGGGCGAAGGAGCGGGGGCTGCCCAGGACCGAGGGGCACAAGGTCGGCGCCGAGCGGGTGCTGGACGTGCTCCAGGGCTCGATCGAGGTCGGCGTCCGCAACATCTCCCTGTACGCCTTCTCCACCGAGAACTGGAAGCGCTCGCCCGACGAGGTCCGCTTCCTGATGAACTTCAACCGCGACTTCATCCGCAAGACGCGGGACCAGCTCGACGAACTCGGCATCCGGGTGCGCTGGGTGGGCCGTATGCCCAAGCTGTGGAAGTCGGTCGCCAAGGAACTCCAGGTGGCCCAGGAGCAGACCAAGGACAATGATCTGCTCACCCTGTACTTCTGCATGAACTACGGCGGCCGGGCCGAACTCGCCGACGCCGCCAAGGCGATGGCCGAGGACGTGAAGGCGGGCCGGCTCGACCCGGCCAAGGTCAGCGAGAAGACCATCCAGAAGTACCTGTACTACCCCGACATGCCGGACGTGGACCTCTTCCTGCGGCCCAGCGGCGAGCAGCGCACCTCCAACTACCTGCTCTGGCAGAGCGCGTACGCCGAGATGGTCTTCCAGCACGTGCTGTGGCCGGACTTCGACCGGCGTGACCTGTGGCGGGCCTGCATCGAGTTCGCCTCCCGCGACCGGCGCTTCGGCGGGGCGATCCCGAACGAGGAGCTGCTGGCCATAGAGGGCCACCAGCAGGCCTGA
- a CDS encoding YcxB family protein, whose amino-acid sequence MVMDMGREAVQEAVELDYRHEVRDFASAVRARRKVSRSARLMTVAMGLAFVAFALIAAAGLAAGRVDPFALILMCYFGVGLPLVPQLQARSLARVADLIGPCRATVTDAGVTIRAEHTTVVHGWGARPVYRETPEAFVLFSGDRNARCLTLLPKRGLADPADADRLCAILDRHLTRA is encoded by the coding sequence ATGGTCATGGACATGGGGCGGGAGGCCGTCCAGGAGGCGGTCGAGCTGGACTACCGGCATGAGGTGCGGGACTTCGCGTCGGCGGTGCGGGCGCGCCGGAAGGTCAGCAGGTCGGCCAGGCTGATGACGGTGGCGATGGGACTGGCGTTCGTCGCCTTCGCGTTGATCGCCGCGGCCGGACTGGCCGCCGGTCGGGTGGACCCGTTCGCGTTGATCCTCATGTGCTACTTCGGTGTCGGGCTCCCCTTGGTGCCCCAGCTACAGGCGCGCAGTCTGGCCCGGGTGGCCGACCTGATCGGGCCGTGCCGTGCGACGGTGACGGACGCCGGGGTGACGATCCGCGCGGAGCACACCACGGTTGTCCACGGCTGGGGTGCCCGGCCGGTGTACCGGGAGACCCCTGAGGCGTTCGTCCTGTTCAGCGGTGACCGCAACGCGCGCTGTCTGACCCTGCTGCCCAAGCGCGGGCTGGCCGATCCGGCGGACGCCGACCGGCTGTGTGCGATCCTGGACCGCCACCTGACCCGCGCCTAG
- a CDS encoding Fur family transcriptional regulator — MTTAGPPVKGRATRQRAAVAACLNEVDEFRSAQELHDMLKHKGDSVGLTTVYRTLQSLADAGEVDVLRTSDGESVYRRCSTGEHHHHLVCRACGKAVEVEGPAVEKWAEAIAAEHGYVNVAHTVEIFGTCAECAAGSG, encoded by the coding sequence GTGACGACCGCTGGACCGCCCGTGAAGGGCCGCGCGACCCGACAGCGTGCAGCCGTGGCGGCGTGCCTGAACGAGGTCGACGAGTTCCGCAGCGCGCAGGAACTGCACGACATGCTCAAGCACAAGGGCGACTCGGTCGGGCTGACCACGGTGTACCGCACGCTGCAGTCCCTCGCCGACGCCGGCGAGGTCGACGTCCTGCGCACCTCCGACGGCGAGTCCGTGTACCGCCGCTGCTCCACCGGCGAACACCACCACCACCTCGTGTGCCGCGCCTGCGGCAAGGCGGTGGAGGTGGAGGGTCCGGCCGTGGAGAAGTGGGCCGAGGCGATCGCCGCCGAGCACGGCTACGTCAATGTGGCGCACACAGTGGAGATCTTCGGCACGTGCGCGGAGTGCGCCGCCGGGAGCGGCTGA
- a CDS encoding metal ABC transporter permease: protein MDFLNYAFMQRALLAAVLVGITAPAVGIYLVQRRQALMGDGIGHVAMTGVGLGFLLSTSPVWMATAVSVLGAVLMELIRWYGRTRGDIALAMLFYGGMAGGVMFINLAPGGSNANLTSYLFGSLSTVSQSDVVSICLLAAFVVLVTLGLRRQLFAVSQDEEFARVTGLPVRALNLLTAVTAAVTVTVAMRVVGLLLVSALMVVPVAAAQQLTRSFTATFVIAVAIGIAVTVSGTITSYYQDVPPGATIVLLTIAAFIALTALATPLARRRARAAALTGPAGDPAECTIPATVPGAIPGAVPGARGAGDEVGV from the coding sequence ATGGACTTCCTGAACTACGCCTTCATGCAGCGGGCGCTGCTCGCCGCCGTCCTGGTCGGCATCACCGCCCCCGCCGTCGGGATCTACCTGGTCCAGCGCCGCCAGGCCCTGATGGGCGACGGCATCGGGCACGTGGCCATGACGGGCGTCGGCCTCGGCTTCCTGCTCTCCACCTCCCCGGTGTGGATGGCGACGGCCGTGTCCGTCCTCGGCGCGGTCCTGATGGAGCTGATCCGCTGGTACGGCAGGACGCGCGGCGACATCGCCCTCGCCATGCTCTTCTACGGCGGCATGGCCGGCGGCGTGATGTTCATCAACCTCGCGCCCGGCGGCTCCAACGCGAACCTCACGTCGTACCTGTTCGGCTCGTTGTCGACGGTGTCGCAGTCGGACGTCGTCTCGATCTGTCTGCTGGCCGCGTTCGTGGTGCTGGTCACCCTCGGCCTGCGCCGCCAGCTGTTCGCGGTGAGCCAGGACGAGGAGTTCGCCCGGGTCACGGGCCTGCCGGTGCGCGCGCTGAACCTGCTGACGGCGGTGACGGCGGCGGTGACGGTGACCGTCGCCATGCGCGTGGTCGGCCTGCTGCTGGTGTCCGCGCTGATGGTCGTGCCGGTGGCGGCGGCCCAGCAGCTCACCCGCAGCTTCACCGCCACGTTCGTGATCGCCGTCGCGATCGGGATCGCCGTGACCGTCAGCGGCACGATCACCTCGTACTACCAGGACGTGCCGCCCGGTGCGACGATCGTCCTGCTGACCATCGCCGCGTTCATCGCGCTGACCGCGCTGGCCACCCCGCTGGCCCGCCGACGCGCCCGCGCGGCGGCCCTGACCGGGCCCGCCGGGGACCCGGCGGAGTGCACGATTCCGGCCACGGTTCCGGGCGCGATTCCGGGTGCCGTTCCGGGTGCGAGAGGCGCCGGGGACGAGGTCGGCGTCTGA